In Arthrobacter sp. B3I9, the following are encoded in one genomic region:
- a CDS encoding DUF6541 family protein, which translates to MTWWQTGPTLAGTILIFFGPGLAILAAAGVRRLNLVCLAAPVSFSMASVLGIVLRILGLPYNPATYLLASAVAAAVALTLRSVLLRRTAPGGAPAEWGVLGANGAIPLASSRQKLWPLVVAAAVAIPALIITARYVKGFGQPDNLSQTFDNVYHLNAIRHIASLHDGSSLTLGNLTESSTGFYPAAMHDLMALVFMFGGASVMEVVNIGTIVIGAVIWPLSCIFLVTRILGSQATAVLCAGVLSAGFSAFPYLMVAFGVLYPNHAAIAILPVALGLVIEVLGLARSRPSSFWPPLIALALVGPGLVLAHPSTFVALIAFSTPPLVARLLLSWRNYRRGKEAGRSTVLWASATVVYLVFGLVVWVFVRPSLAAAPWTPFQSNARALGEILASAPMGTTAAWVMLALTVLGLYVITRHLGRYWWVMGMYFVGGALYVIVSAWGVGDFRTFWTGVWYNDSFRLAALLPVVTLPIAVMGAQWLIWRIRAFSDYLVAAGHSNPEKLAPFARPVAARLPQVTGVAASVVLVLFLGLGAQGGTLSNVQQRLDTIFATTQNSYLLTSDEAALLQKVPDFVPESDLVVANPRTGGSLVYAVSDRRTLAPHIFGDRTPDEQYLLDHWDEAAYNSRVCPIVRDLNAYWALDFGDFEVVPGDEPFIGLRHLGEDSVPGIERVASVGKTSLFRVTACG; encoded by the coding sequence ATGACCTGGTGGCAAACCGGCCCTACGCTCGCGGGCACTATCCTGATCTTTTTTGGTCCGGGTCTCGCCATCCTGGCCGCGGCCGGTGTACGCAGGTTAAATCTGGTCTGCCTTGCCGCACCGGTGTCCTTCTCCATGGCGTCGGTGCTGGGCATCGTCCTTAGGATTCTCGGTCTTCCGTACAATCCCGCCACCTACCTCCTGGCCAGTGCCGTTGCAGCCGCCGTAGCCCTCACCCTCCGGTCGGTCTTGCTGCGCCGCACGGCGCCGGGTGGCGCCCCAGCTGAGTGGGGCGTGCTTGGCGCGAACGGTGCAATTCCTCTTGCGTCTTCCCGCCAAAAACTGTGGCCCCTGGTGGTGGCGGCCGCCGTTGCGATACCCGCCCTGATTATCACCGCCCGCTACGTAAAGGGGTTCGGCCAGCCCGACAACCTGTCGCAAACATTCGACAACGTCTATCACCTGAACGCGATCCGTCATATCGCAAGCCTGCATGACGGTTCCTCGCTGACGCTGGGCAACCTTACCGAATCATCAACCGGCTTCTACCCTGCCGCGATGCACGACCTCATGGCGCTCGTCTTCATGTTCGGCGGCGCCTCCGTGATGGAAGTCGTTAACATTGGCACGATCGTCATCGGAGCCGTCATCTGGCCCCTGTCGTGCATTTTCCTGGTCACGCGCATTCTGGGCAGCCAGGCGACGGCCGTACTTTGCGCGGGCGTGCTGTCCGCCGGATTCAGCGCCTTTCCTTATCTGATGGTCGCCTTCGGCGTCCTCTACCCCAACCACGCGGCCATCGCCATCCTCCCCGTCGCGCTAGGGCTGGTCATCGAAGTCCTAGGGCTCGCCCGGTCCCGCCCTTCCTCCTTCTGGCCCCCGCTGATCGCGTTGGCCCTTGTGGGCCCGGGCCTGGTGCTGGCGCACCCCAGCACCTTTGTGGCACTCATTGCCTTCAGCACTCCGCCGCTCGTGGCCAGACTACTTTTGTCGTGGCGGAATTACCGCCGAGGCAAGGAAGCGGGCCGGTCCACAGTGCTGTGGGCATCGGCCACCGTGGTCTATTTGGTCTTTGGACTCGTCGTATGGGTCTTCGTCCGGCCCAGCCTTGCCGCCGCTCCGTGGACCCCGTTCCAATCCAACGCGAGGGCACTGGGCGAGATTCTCGCCAGCGCCCCCATGGGAACAACCGCGGCGTGGGTCATGCTGGCGCTCACGGTCCTGGGGCTGTACGTCATTACGCGCCACCTTGGCCGGTACTGGTGGGTCATGGGTATGTACTTTGTGGGCGGGGCCCTGTACGTCATCGTGTCGGCATGGGGGGTCGGGGACTTCCGTACCTTCTGGACCGGGGTTTGGTATAACGACAGCTTCCGCCTCGCGGCCCTGCTGCCAGTAGTTACCTTGCCCATCGCCGTGATGGGCGCCCAATGGCTTATCTGGCGTATTAGGGCCTTCAGCGACTACCTGGTGGCGGCCGGCCACTCGAACCCGGAGAAGCTGGCGCCCTTCGCGCGGCCCGTAGCGGCGCGCCTGCCGCAGGTCACCGGCGTCGCGGCGTCCGTAGTCCTTGTCCTCTTTCTCGGGCTGGGGGCCCAAGGCGGCACGTTGTCCAACGTGCAGCAGCGCCTCGACACCATATTCGCGACCACCCAAAATTCGTACCTGCTTACGAGCGATGAAGCGGCGCTTCTGCAGAAAGTGCCCGACTTCGTTCCGGAGTCCGACCTTGTGGTCGCCAACCCGCGGACGGGCGGATCCCTCGTCTATGCCGTGTCTGATCGGCGCACACTTGCGCCGCACATCTTCGGTGACAGGACGCCCGACGAGCAGTACCTGCTGGATCACTGGGACGAGGCGGCCTACAACAGCAGGGTTTGCCCGATTGTCCGGGACCTGAATGCGTACTGGGCCCTCGACTTCGGCGACTTCGAGGTCGTCCCCGGCGACGAGCCGTTCATCGGCCTTAGGCATCTGGGCGAGGACTCAGTCCCCGGCATAGAACGGGTCGCGAGCGTCGGAAAGACCAGCCTCTTCCGCGTGACTGCCTGCGGCTAG
- a CDS encoding glycosyltransferase family 2 protein, with product MGKSTTSGVLVIMPAWNEAEAIGDTIREVLRTVRHDVLVVDDGSKDDTARVAHEAGATVLKLPFNLGVGGAMRTGFKYAIRHGYKAAIQVDSDGQHDPLDIDRVLAGLEVADISIGARFAGRGSYDAKGPRRWAMSVLAKVISGVAHTELTDVTSGFRAANERALHQYIDHFPAEYLGDTIDSLVVAIKSGCRVTQVPVEMKVRQAGTPSTGPLKSAIYLARSGLVLCFALARRKTPAPELIRAPELGAIAGEGSI from the coding sequence ATGGGCAAATCAACGACTTCCGGCGTCCTCGTCATCATGCCGGCATGGAATGAGGCCGAAGCCATCGGAGACACCATCCGGGAGGTGCTGCGAACTGTACGGCACGACGTGCTCGTCGTTGACGACGGGTCCAAGGACGACACGGCCCGGGTAGCGCACGAGGCCGGCGCTACCGTCCTTAAGCTGCCGTTCAACCTGGGGGTCGGGGGCGCTATGCGGACGGGCTTCAAGTACGCTATCCGCCATGGCTACAAGGCGGCCATCCAGGTCGATTCCGACGGGCAGCATGATCCGCTTGACATCGATAGGGTGCTGGCGGGGCTTGAAGTCGCCGATATTTCCATTGGTGCCAGGTTCGCCGGCAGGGGCAGCTATGACGCGAAGGGGCCCCGGCGGTGGGCAATGTCGGTACTCGCCAAGGTAATTTCGGGCGTCGCCCATACCGAACTGACTGACGTTACTTCCGGTTTCCGCGCCGCGAACGAGCGTGCCCTCCACCAGTACATCGACCATTTTCCGGCCGAATACCTCGGTGATACGATCGACTCTTTGGTCGTCGCCATTAAGTCGGGTTGCCGGGTCACCCAGGTTCCAGTCGAGATGAAGGTCCGCCAGGCGGGAACCCCGAGCACCGGCCCGCTGAAGTCGGCCATTTACCTGGCGCGATCCGGGCTGGTGCTTTGTTTCGCGCTGGCCCGCCGCAAGACGCCAGCCCCCGAATTAATCCGCGCCCCGGAACTGGGTGCAATAGCAGGCGAAGGCAGTATCTGA
- a CDS encoding DUF2304 domain-containing protein → MSVASALVIAIVMVLAVLQLLRQGKLREKYTVLWLVVGGLTIVLGIFPQLLDWAASMVGIRVPANLLFALAIVLLVGVSLHVSRELTILEDETRILAEEVSILRASVEALERAAPSSPREHPLDDDPAALGRSPRKETNDH, encoded by the coding sequence ATGAGCGTTGCGTCTGCACTGGTGATAGCCATTGTGATGGTCCTCGCCGTCCTTCAACTGCTGCGGCAAGGAAAACTTCGGGAGAAGTACACCGTCCTGTGGCTTGTAGTCGGCGGACTGACCATTGTCCTGGGTATCTTTCCCCAGCTCCTGGACTGGGCTGCGTCCATGGTCGGGATCCGCGTTCCGGCCAACCTGCTCTTCGCCTTGGCCATCGTATTGTTGGTCGGCGTCAGTTTGCATGTTTCGCGTGAACTGACGATTCTCGAGGACGAGACACGGATTTTGGCCGAGGAAGTCTCCATCCTCCGTGCCTCCGTGGAGGCGCTGGAACGTGCTGCCCCCTCCTCACCCCGCGAACACCCCCTCGACGACGATCCGGCCGCACTAGGCCGGTCCCCACGGAAAGAAACCAATGACCATTGA
- a CDS encoding glycosyltransferase family 2 protein, translating into MTIDVMLPYYGDVAMMKAAVDSVLSQNDRDFRLTIVDDGYPDENLPAYFAALTAGDSRVRYLRNEINLGANGNYRKCLGLIDHEFTVIMGADDIMLPNYIETIRKGFQNPDVDLVQPGVEVIDENGEVYKPLGDNVKDFLRRRIVGQSTDAVLAGEPIAKSLITGDWLYFPSVAWRSEAIKKHSFREQYNVVQDLGLAMDIIMDGGKMMVSDTICFQYRRHRESDSSVQALDGRRFAEERAFFDECVRDFAKLGWHAAAKAARLHVSSRLHAATLAPKVIQKRMWPGLRKLAAHVVRP; encoded by the coding sequence ATGACCATTGATGTAATGCTGCCGTACTACGGCGACGTGGCCATGATGAAAGCGGCTGTCGACTCGGTTCTGAGCCAGAATGACCGCGATTTCCGGCTGACAATTGTGGATGACGGCTATCCGGACGAGAACCTGCCGGCATATTTCGCAGCCCTCACAGCCGGTGACAGCCGCGTCCGGTACCTTCGCAATGAGATCAACCTGGGCGCCAACGGAAACTACCGCAAGTGCCTGGGACTGATAGACCACGAGTTCACGGTGATCATGGGCGCGGACGACATCATGCTACCCAACTACATCGAAACCATTCGGAAGGGCTTTCAGAACCCGGACGTCGACCTGGTCCAGCCCGGCGTCGAGGTCATTGACGAAAACGGGGAGGTCTACAAGCCCCTGGGCGACAATGTCAAGGACTTCCTGCGGCGCCGTATCGTCGGCCAGAGCACCGACGCTGTCCTCGCGGGTGAGCCGATCGCCAAGAGCCTCATCACAGGCGACTGGCTGTACTTCCCGTCTGTGGCCTGGCGCTCAGAAGCGATCAAGAAGCACAGCTTCCGGGAACAGTACAACGTCGTTCAGGATCTCGGCCTGGCAATGGACATCATCATGGACGGCGGAAAGATGATGGTCTCTGACACCATCTGCTTCCAGTACCGCCGTCACCGGGAGTCCGATTCCTCCGTACAGGCCCTCGACGGGCGCCGTTTCGCCGAGGAGCGCGCGTTCTTTGACGAGTGCGTCCGTGACTTCGCCAAGCTCGGCTGGCACGCCGCCGCCAAGGCTGCCCGGCTGCATGTTTCATCGCGGCTTCACGCGGCAACGCTGGCCCCCAAGGTCATCCAGAAGCGGATGTGGCCGGGCCTGAGGAAGCTTGCCGCCCACGTCGTCCGGCCCTAA
- a CDS encoding lipopolysaccharide biosynthesis protein, which yields MVAENVPESEVKAADRPTAGPGAALLYLVGSLVQGLGLLLIQPFAIRLLDPVQWGQVSTSVVAIQVVVVLISAGLPLAITRLWFDRDDGKVRSRAMYGFLALAAVLFGAAGALIVAWITMASDGRVAWPSVMSMLAIGLLGPVLGAQAVLRAQNRPLAFVALSLVSSVAANLAGLGAILLASASATSYLVAYTAAVALAAAVAVALVRPKTPWRVHNVMRESVGIALPLLPHTGALMLLTQGAVLLLAFLAGAVPAGQFGAVLIFALGPLTLLNALNNAWSTRLMQAPPGTLPGLLHAVATEALLASAAIGVLASAAASAGSIILTPSPDQLAPVARILPLVSVGYGLFLVATNVVYILEKTRAMSYTTPLILVVVAASSVPFATSGNLSAVAAVQAAGFILLGLAYCLVVRRQTPASWPLGLFVILLAVHAGVVATLSLFPPTLFAGAVEIAVVGLLILVSGYAKLKKIR from the coding sequence ATGGTCGCGGAAAACGTACCGGAGTCCGAAGTCAAGGCCGCGGACCGGCCGACGGCCGGTCCGGGGGCGGCGTTACTGTATCTCGTCGGGTCCCTGGTCCAGGGCCTCGGGCTGCTGCTGATCCAGCCGTTCGCCATCCGGTTGCTCGACCCGGTGCAGTGGGGCCAGGTTTCGACGTCGGTCGTTGCCATCCAGGTGGTCGTGGTCCTCATTTCGGCGGGGCTGCCGCTGGCCATCACCCGGTTATGGTTTGACCGGGACGACGGTAAGGTGCGCTCCCGCGCCATGTACGGTTTCCTGGCGCTGGCGGCCGTGCTGTTCGGGGCGGCCGGGGCGCTGATCGTGGCGTGGATCACTATGGCATCGGACGGCCGGGTGGCATGGCCGTCGGTAATGTCGATGCTCGCCATCGGCCTGCTTGGCCCCGTTTTGGGCGCACAGGCGGTCCTGCGTGCCCAAAACCGCCCGCTCGCATTCGTCGCCCTGAGCCTGGTGTCCTCCGTGGCAGCCAACCTGGCGGGCCTCGGCGCCATACTGCTGGCGTCCGCCAGCGCGACAAGCTACCTGGTCGCATACACGGCAGCGGTCGCGTTGGCTGCCGCTGTAGCCGTAGCGCTGGTCCGCCCTAAAACTCCGTGGCGGGTCCACAATGTGATGCGCGAATCGGTCGGGATCGCCCTGCCGTTGCTTCCGCATACCGGGGCGCTCATGCTGCTCACCCAGGGCGCCGTGCTGCTGCTGGCGTTTCTTGCTGGAGCGGTGCCGGCAGGGCAATTTGGAGCCGTGCTGATTTTTGCACTCGGCCCTTTGACGCTGCTCAATGCGCTCAACAACGCCTGGTCCACCCGGCTTATGCAGGCGCCGCCCGGAACCCTGCCCGGGTTGCTGCATGCTGTCGCCACCGAAGCCCTCCTCGCATCGGCGGCCATAGGAGTTCTGGCCTCGGCCGCGGCGTCCGCGGGAAGCATCATTCTTACGCCTTCCCCGGACCAATTGGCCCCCGTGGCGCGGATTCTCCCGTTGGTATCGGTCGGCTACGGTCTTTTCCTCGTCGCGACCAACGTGGTCTACATACTTGAAAAGACCCGGGCGATGTCCTATACGACGCCGCTGATCCTGGTGGTGGTTGCGGCTTCTTCCGTTCCCTTCGCCACGTCCGGCAACCTTAGTGCTGTCGCCGCCGTTCAGGCGGCGGGTTTCATCTTGCTAGGGCTGGCCTACTGCCTTGTGGTCAGACGTCAGACCCCTGCCTCGTGGCCCCTGGGGCTGTTCGTGATCCTGCTCGCCGTTCACGCCGGGGTAGTAGCGACGCTGAGCCTCTTTCCGCCGACACTTTTCGCTGGTGCGGTGGAGATCGCCGTGGTGGGTCTGCTGATTTTGGTCTCGGGCTACGCGAAGCTCAAAAAGATCCGCTAG
- a CDS encoding M43 family zinc metalloprotease, producing the protein MSTEAYSLGRTGDIKVRLVTVQLTDVKANTSMDDAIAAVQGTSAYWQRMSNGRLSMSVASTETFNSSKAWSGQRYSDMMDTIANELGWAPSPYTALVVFVSAPTLSDGAYGAGWSYNGTSGRVIMPRPASLTKSVLAHEFGHVLGLMHANSLECASGAQDVSTNADGTFTDSSCSVREYGDTMDLMGVSQTSQPTISSTLWEYGGFGTGREVRNLGKVENTSNHTLTAWAGAADNRALKFTDPGSGEVYYLELRLPVGFDTATAVLGNRGVKIVQQIGAGSLILMPDSRRFASYYSPKHAWQAGQAFTTHAGTRVIINWISDSAASVTIEPPSGAAAKAMTDLASSTNVLGTATSGVTCGLRDGGCYQMFANGAAIWSPATGAQASLYGPVRDAWARSGFENGPLGYPTSGPICGIRDNGCYQAYQNGEILYSPASGAQPTTAGAIRTAYRNAGAENSALGYPTSAELCGIRNAGCYQTYQHGEILWSPATGARISRSGGIRTLYRNNGAENGLLGYPTTDEICGLVNGGCYQAYQNGEILWSPATGARISRSGGIRTLYRNNGAENGLLGYPTTDEICGLTKGGCYQNYQNGAIIWSPTTGAQLSPKGPIRTLWQQNRFETGPLAYPTSAVVCGLVKGGCYQNYQNGAIIWSPTTGAQLSPNGPIRTLWQQNRFETGPLAYPTGPQTCNTTGTSCTQPFTGGKITWTPTRGAYIN; encoded by the coding sequence GTGAGCACGGAAGCCTACTCGCTCGGCCGGACAGGGGACATCAAAGTCCGGCTCGTCACAGTCCAGCTGACGGATGTAAAGGCCAACACCTCGATGGACGACGCCATCGCGGCCGTCCAGGGAACCAGTGCCTATTGGCAGCGCATGTCCAATGGCAGGCTCTCCATGAGCGTGGCCAGCACGGAGACGTTTAACAGCAGCAAGGCGTGGTCGGGGCAGCGCTACTCCGACATGATGGACACCATCGCCAACGAGCTCGGATGGGCCCCAAGCCCCTACACGGCCCTGGTTGTGTTTGTGTCGGCACCAACGCTCTCGGACGGGGCCTACGGTGCAGGGTGGAGCTACAACGGAACCAGTGGACGGGTCATCATGCCCCGTCCGGCGTCATTGACCAAAAGCGTTCTGGCCCACGAGTTCGGCCACGTCCTCGGCCTCATGCACGCGAACAGCCTCGAATGCGCCAGCGGAGCGCAGGACGTCTCGACCAACGCGGACGGTACTTTTACCGATTCCTCATGTAGTGTCCGCGAATACGGTGACACTATGGACCTGATGGGTGTATCCCAGACAAGCCAGCCGACCATCAGTTCCACGTTGTGGGAATACGGGGGCTTCGGCACTGGACGTGAAGTCCGTAATCTGGGCAAGGTGGAGAACACCAGCAACCACACCCTCACCGCGTGGGCAGGAGCAGCCGACAACAGGGCCCTCAAGTTCACCGACCCTGGGAGCGGGGAGGTCTATTACCTGGAACTCCGGCTTCCCGTCGGCTTTGATACAGCCACAGCCGTCCTCGGCAACCGCGGCGTTAAGATCGTGCAACAGATCGGTGCCGGCTCCCTGATACTCATGCCCGATTCGCGGCGGTTTGCCAGCTACTACAGCCCCAAACACGCCTGGCAGGCCGGCCAGGCCTTCACCACTCACGCAGGCACCCGCGTCATCATTAACTGGATTTCCGATTCCGCCGCAAGCGTCACCATCGAACCCCCTTCGGGTGCGGCCGCCAAGGCCATGACTGACTTGGCTTCCTCGACGAACGTCCTCGGCACTGCGACGTCGGGGGTGACGTGTGGGTTGCGGGATGGTGGCTGCTATCAGATGTTCGCCAACGGCGCGGCGATTTGGTCTCCCGCCACCGGTGCCCAAGCCAGCCTATACGGCCCCGTGCGCGACGCATGGGCGCGCAGCGGCTTCGAGAACGGCCCCCTGGGCTACCCGACCAGCGGCCCGATCTGCGGTATCCGCGATAACGGCTGTTACCAGGCCTACCAAAACGGCGAGATCCTCTACTCCCCGGCCTCCGGCGCCCAGCCCACGACGGCAGGAGCGATCCGCACCGCCTACCGCAACGCCGGCGCCGAAAACAGCGCCCTAGGCTACCCGACCAGCGCCGAACTCTGCGGCATCCGCAACGCCGGCTGCTACCAGACCTACCAGCACGGGGAAATCCTCTGGAGCCCGGCCACCGGCGCCCGCATCAGCCGCAGCGGCGGGATCCGCACCCTCTACCGGAACAACGGCGCGGAAAACGGCCTCTTGGGCTACCCCACCACCGACGAAATCTGCGGCCTGGTCAACGGCGGCTGCTACCAGGCCTACCAAAACGGCGAAATTCTCTGGAGCCCGGCCACCGGCGCCCGCATCAGCCGCAGCGGCGGGATCCGCACCCTCTACCGGAACAACGGCGCGGAAAACGGCCTCTTGGGCTACCCCACCACCGACGAAATCTGCGGCCTGACCAAGGGCGGCTGCTACCAGAACTACCAAAACGGCGCCATCATCTGGTCCCCCACCACCGGCGCCCAACTCAGCCCCAAGGGCCCCATCCGCACCCTCTGGCAACAAAATCGCTTCGAAACCGGCCCCCTCGCCTACCCCACCAGCGCCGTCGTCTGCGGCCTGGTCAAGGGCGGCTGCTACCAGAACTACCAAAACGGCGCCATCATCTGGTCCCCCACCACCGGCGCCCAACTCAGCCCCAACGGCCCCATCCGCACCCTCTGGCAACAAAACCGCTTCGAAACCGGCCCCCTCGCCTACCCCACCGGACCCCAAACCTGCAACACCACCGGCACCAGCTGCACCCAACCCTTCACGGGCGGAAAAATCACCTGGACACCCACCCGCGGCGCCTACATCAACTAA
- a CDS encoding GH25 family lysozyme: MTPAPQTAKPAPASPQAAFAAPQATAPVDPSTEAGKAAMAQAIGPGGAEMGQRSPRVSGGKAAATQALTTQGTWTPTFGVQGLDVSGHQPNVDWQAQWNGGARFAYIKASEGDYYTNPSFGSQYEGSRSVGMIRGAYHFAIPNWSSGADQARYFVQNGGGWSADGVTMPPVLDFEFNPYAGRTIGGFYFGNTCYDMSAGQLASWVRDFGNTMQSLTGRLPVIYTNTSWWNQCLGNPSGFGDYPLWVASYPDSFSNDAGDLPTRSWSIYSIWQYSSTGPYAGDSNVWNGSYADLGAFARNGVSNPAFQAMGNLASSTPSLGAQTSGVTCGLRDGGCYQAYQNGEILYSPASGAQPTTAGAIRTAYRNAGAENSALGYPTSAELCGIRNAGCYQTYQHGEILWSPATGARISRSGGIRTLYRNNGAENGLLGYPTTDEICGLVNGGCYQAYQNGEILWSPATGARISRSGGIRTLYRNNGAENGLLGYPTTDEICGLTKGGCYQNYQNGAIIWSPTTGAQLSPKGPIRTLWQQNRFETGPLAYPTSAVVCGLTKGGCYQNYQNGAIIWSPTTGAQLSPNGPIRTLWQQNRFETGPLAYPTSAVVCGLTKGGCYQNYQNGAIIWSPTTGAQLSPNGPIRTLWQQNRFETGPLGYPTGPQTCNTTGTSCTQPFTGGKITWTPTRGAYID, from the coding sequence GTGACGCCCGCACCGCAAACGGCGAAGCCGGCACCGGCGTCCCCGCAGGCGGCGTTTGCCGCCCCGCAAGCAACCGCACCCGTTGATCCGTCCACCGAGGCGGGCAAGGCGGCGATGGCCCAGGCCATCGGACCGGGCGGCGCCGAAATGGGCCAGCGCTCGCCCCGTGTTTCCGGCGGTAAGGCAGCGGCAACGCAGGCCCTGACGACGCAAGGCACCTGGACGCCGACGTTCGGAGTCCAAGGCCTGGACGTGAGCGGCCACCAGCCGAACGTCGACTGGCAGGCGCAGTGGAACGGCGGGGCCCGCTTCGCGTATATCAAGGCCAGCGAAGGCGACTACTACACCAACCCGTCGTTCGGCTCCCAGTACGAGGGATCCCGCAGCGTAGGCATGATCCGCGGCGCCTACCACTTTGCAATCCCCAACTGGTCGTCAGGCGCCGACCAGGCCCGCTACTTCGTCCAGAACGGCGGCGGCTGGAGCGCGGACGGCGTCACCATGCCGCCGGTGCTCGACTTCGAGTTCAACCCGTACGCCGGAAGAACCATCGGCGGCTTCTACTTCGGGAACACCTGCTATGACATGTCCGCCGGGCAGCTGGCGTCCTGGGTCCGTGACTTCGGGAACACCATGCAGTCGCTCACCGGCCGGCTTCCCGTCATTTACACCAACACCTCCTGGTGGAACCAGTGCTTGGGCAACCCGTCCGGCTTCGGGGACTACCCCCTGTGGGTTGCCTCGTACCCGGACTCCTTCTCGAACGATGCAGGAGATCTTCCGACCAGGAGCTGGAGCATCTACAGCATCTGGCAGTACAGCAGCACCGGCCCGTATGCCGGCGACTCCAACGTCTGGAACGGCAGCTACGCGGACCTCGGAGCCTTTGCCCGGAACGGCGTTTCGAACCCGGCCTTCCAAGCCATGGGGAACCTGGCTTCCTCCACCCCGTCGCTGGGTGCCCAGACGTCGGGGGTGACGTGTGGGTTGCGGGATGGTGGCTGTTACCAGGCCTACCAAAACGGCGAGATCCTCTACTCCCCGGCCTCCGGCGCCCAGCCCACGACGGCAGGAGCGATCCGCACCGCCTACCGCAACGCCGGCGCCGAAAACAGCGCCCTAGGCTACCCGACCAGCGCCGAACTCTGCGGCATCCGCAACGCCGGCTGCTACCAGACCTACCAGCACGGGGAAATCCTCTGGAGCCCGGCCACCGGCGCCCGCATCAGCCGCAGCGGCGGGATCCGCACCCTCTACCGGAACAACGGCGCGGAAAACGGCCTCTTGGGCTACCCCACCACCGACGAAATCTGCGGCCTGGTCAACGGCGGCTGCTACCAGGCCTACCAAAACGGCGAAATTCTCTGGAGCCCGGCCACCGGCGCCCGCATCAGCCGCAGCGGCGGGATCCGCACCCTCTACCGGAACAACGGCGCGGAAAACGGCCTCTTGGGCTACCCCACCACCGACGAAATCTGCGGCCTGACCAAGGGCGGCTGCTACCAGAACTACCAAAACGGCGCCATCATCTGGTCCCCCACCACCGGCGCCCAACTCAGCCCCAAGGGCCCCATCCGCACCCTCTGGCAACAAAATCGCTTCGAAACCGGCCCCCTCGCCTACCCCACCAGCGCCGTCGTCTGCGGCCTGACCAAGGGCGGCTGCTACCAGAACTACCAAAACGGCGCCATCATCTGGTCCCCCACCACCGGCGCCCAACTCAGCCCCAACGGCCCCATCCGCACCCTCTGGCAACAAAACCGCTTCGAAACCGGCCCCCTCGCCTACCCCACCAGCGCCGTCGTCTGCGGCCTGACCAAGGGCGGCTGCTACCAGAACTACCAAAACGGCGCCATCATCTGGTCCCCCACCACCGGCGCCCAACTCAGCCCCAACGGCCCCATCCGCACCCTCTGGCAACAAAACCGCTTCGAAACCGGCCCCCTCGGCTACCCCACCGGACCCCAAACCTGCAACACCACCGGCACCAGCTGCACCCAACCCTTCACGGGCGGAAAAATCACCTGGACACCCACCCGCGGCGCCTACATCGACTAA